TCCAAAACTTCTTCTCTGCGAACTTAACCACAGCTAAAAAGTCCTGCGTTCTGAGCACTGCATCGAGGTCGCCCATCAAAACGACCTTCAGCTTCTCCTGATTGCCAGACGGAATTGCCCGGAGAATGTCCAGGTTTAGAGATGTTGTCATTGTTGCCCTACTTTTTTGGGTAAAGGAAAGCAAGGCGGCAGCGCTAGCCACGCCTCAAAGTAGGTTAAAGAGTTCGCCGAGATCTTATGATTGATCCAGCGTTTCAGCCTACCGGGTTTAGGTTGGACGTTAGGGGGGATTGGGGTGTATCAGACCTCTCTCCTCCCGCTAGGCTCATCGCCTTGCATCTCTCAAATTATCAGAACCAATTTAGAAGTACAACCGTAGGGGCTCAATTTACCGCCCAGCTCCCAGCACAGCTTCTGCTGTCAGGGTCAATTTAGGGAAAACGGCAGAAACGATCGGCTGATCGCCTCGCAGAATTTGTCGCTCATAGCGACCCTCTTCGTTCAAGACACAAACGGTTAAGGTTGGCTGTTTTGGGCGACCGATGAAAAACTCACCGCCCAGCCCTTGATAATCTGCAATCCAATATTCTGGAATGCCAAGCAGGGCATAGTCTTCAAATTTACGCGCGTAGTCGTTTTGCCAATTGCTGCTGACAACTTCAGCCACGAACTTGATGGTGCTACCTAGAGTCACGACGGGCTGGCTAGCCCACAACGGCTCTTGAGGCAGCGCAGATCGATTTAGCACAATGACGTCTGGTCGGAACCCAGTCCCTGTTGCCAGGGGCTTAATGAGACAGCGATGGGGAATAAAGTAATCGAAGCCTTGCTGAATAATCTCGTAATTGAGCCATCGGGCAATAACTGCAGCAACCTCCTCATGTGGTCCAGTAGGTTCCAAATCAAACAGTTCTCCGTCAATCAATTCATAGCGAGCATCATCGCCATAGTGAGCGAGGAAATCGTCAAAACTTAACGGCAGAGGTTGAGTAGATCGATCAGTTGCGAGTGCCATGATTGCCTCGGCAGTTGCATCGGTCGCGGCATATAGTCAGTTTATGATTGATCTAGCGTTTCAGCCTACTGTAGAGAGGTTGAGCATTTTAAGACGTTCTGAATTCTGATGCCCGCCATGCCTAACGATTCCCAACCGGCTGAAGCCCTCGATGATGCCGCAGTTCGCCTTGATGATGAAGCGGTGGCAGCGGGATTGTCTGACGAGCAGTATCGGCGCAAGATGCAGCGTCGCAAAGAGGTGCAGGAGCAGCGGCTGGCAGAGCGCACCCTAAAGAAGGGGCTGATCATTGTCCACACCGGCAACGGCAAGGGCAAGACCACAGCAGCCCTGGGCATTGTCATGCGATCGCTCGGCCACGGGTTCAAAGTAGCGATTGTTCAGTTCATCAAAGGAGCCTGGGAGCCGGCGGAGAAAGCCGTGCTAGAGCGCTTCTCAGAGCAGCTCACCTTTCAGGCTATGGGCGAAGGCTTTACCTGGGATACTCAGGATCGGGAGCGAGACATTCAAAAAGCGACAGAAGCTTGGGAAGCAGCCCTGTCCTACATTCGCAATCCCGAGTACAAGACTATCCTGCTCGACGAGGTCAACATTGCCCTCAAGCATGGTTTTCTCTCGGTCGAGCAGGTGCTAGCGGGTTTAGCCGAAAAGCCAGAGCAAACCCACGTCATTTTGACCGGACGGGGTGCGCCACAGGAGTTGATCGACCAAGCTGACCTGGTGACCGAGATGAAGCTGGTGAAGCACCCGTTCCGGGAGCAGGGGGTTAAAGCCCAGCCGGGAATTGAGTTTTGAGCACAAACTTCTGGAGCAGCAGAGCAGTATCTTCGCCGTCGGGCAGGCCGATGACGTTTTCATAGATCCGGGGGTGTTCGATGGGGGAAAAGTCTGATTCAGCAGCAGCCGGATCGGGAGCGACAACCAGCAGCGATGCGATCGCACCGACAAACCCAAACACAAACATCCACACCAGAACAGGCAACTGCCTGGAAATTTTTCGGTTCATGGAGGCCCTTACAATTCAACCCGGTAGCTCAAGGACAGTATGCCCAAAGGCTCCAGCGTTCCATTCTAACCATTTCATCTACCCTTTGACTAAGACGCTGCCTGACGTCAGAAAGTTCAAAGAAATTTGGCCTGCATCTAGCGTATTCATACTATTATCGAGAGCCATGACCCGCTACATCTGGCCTATGCATGGCTGAGTACCAACCCTCTTTTTTACCTGAAGCTGACCTGCGGGCGGCAGACCTCTCTTGGGCCTATAACCGCACCCCTCAAGCCGACATCCCCCCAGCAGAACTACAGGACTGGAAACGCCGCATCCTTGATTTTCAGCAGGCGGTTCAGGCGGCTCCCCAGGCCGAGCAGGGTTCTCTCTTTAGCGCCTGGGAAGCCCCCAACCCAGTCGATGCCCTTGACCCATTTACCCTACCCCAGCGCAACGCCGAGTTTTGGCGCGGCCAATTTAGCGAGTCAGGAGTGCCCGCACTCTACTTTGTCGTCGATCACGAGCTGCCAATCTTGCTCTATGTAGGCGAAACCATCAAGTCAAACCAGCGCTGGAAAGGCGAACACGATTGCAAACGCTACATTCTCAACTACATTGCCGCCCATCGGCCCCACGATTTGCCTGTTAGCGTCAACATTGGCTTTTGGCCGTTTGCCCCGTGCGATCGCAAAGCCCGCCAGTCCCTCGAATCAGACCTAATCTGTCGCTGGCGATCACCTTTTAATAAAGAAAACTGGACATTTTGGAGCACTCCCTTCGTCGGTGGAAAAGAGTAAAGGGCGATCGCCTACTTTCAGGCCAAGCCCGACTACCAAGAGCGGTGCTACCAAGCGCTGAATGTGCGATCGCCCTTTACAGTGGCGGAGGGGCTAGATCTACTAGCAGCAGATTTTCATCTACCGCCTACTGAGCGCACCTCCCTAGAAGCCATTCATCCAATTGATGACTCTAAGTTCCAAAGCGGATCTTGAGGTAGTCATCCTCCATCTTGGCCCCTGAGGGTTGTAGGGCTGCTAGGGCTTGAGGCAGCACCAAGTTGCGGCGATGATTGCCAATGCGAATATTGAGTTCATCCGCAGACTTGCTCAGCTCAATTTTGTCTTTAGGAATGCCCGGCAGATAGACCTCTAGGCTGTAGGCGTTATCGGCCTGCACCACCCGCAGCGTAGTTTCTTTGTAGTAGACCTGAGCCGGGTCTTCTTCGCCGTAGAGAATGTCCTTTAGACGTTCTAGGGCTGCTAGGCCACACATTTCTTCTGAGAACAGCGGCACTTCTTTGACCGGCAGCGGGTGGAAGTTCTCATGAATTTCTTGGCGGTACTGCTGCTGGCTTTCCTTCCATCGCTGGAAGAAGGGGTCTTGCACGCTATCGGGAATAATGCGGTTGGCAATAATCAAGTCCGTGCCCACATTGTAAAGACTCAGGTAGGCATGAGCCCGCAGAGACTCCTTGATTACCATCTTTTCAGGGTTGGTCACCAGGCGAACGGAAGTGACGCTAGCATCGGTCAAAACCTTTTCCAACGCCTCTAGCTGCTCGTAAAACTCGTAGGGGGCATCCATGACCTCCTGAGTAGGCAGGGAGAACCCAGCCACCGGGCGAAAGATCGGCTCAACCAGGGGCCGCAAAGCTGCTGAAACTGCCTGAAAGGGCTTGTAGAGACGACGCATATACCAGCCCGCTACCTCCGGCAGGCTCAGTAGCCGTAGGGCCGTTCCGGTCGGAGCAGAGTCGATAATCAGTACATCGAACTCGCCCTCGTCATAGTGGCGCTTCATCCGCACCAGGCTAAAGATCTCGTCCATGCCGGGGAGAATGGCTAGTTCTTCGGCCTCAACCCCCTCCAACCCCCGCGCCTGAAGCACCTGGGTAATGTAGCGCTTGACCGCGCCCCAGTTGCCCTCTAACTCCATCAGGGCGTCGAGTTCGGCTCCCCAAAGGTTGGGCTTGACCTGTTTGGGCTTGTGCTCTAGCTCTATATCGAAGCTGTCGGCCAGGGAGTGAGCCGGGTCGGTGCTCAGCACCAGGGTTTTGTACCCCAGTTCGGCGCAGCGCAGCCCTGTAGCCGCTGCAACGGAGGTCTTGCCAACCCCGCCCTTGCCAGTCATAAGAAGTACGCGCATCAAAATCCAGCCCGTCTCAGAAACGTTACATATCTTCTAATCTATCGGCTTTGCGAAGGGTTCGGCCATTGAACTCTTGTGGGAATGGGTGCGATCGCTGCCAAAGACCTTTGAATCGACAGTTGATCAACGGTCTGAATTAGAGGCCGTTAGCTGCATAAAACCCACCGCATAAAACCCGTCGCTACGTATTTTCAGCCGACTGATTGTTTGTCCGATCATAGGCTACCTGATGCGGTCTTGCCCGGTGTTAGCCGCCCCTTCAACCCTTCTTCATTTCCTCTACCGATTTACTGATTTACAGCATGGTAAAAACGCCACCTTTGTCACTTGCCTCATTTCCAACATCCTGTTTGAATGAAAGCTATAAAAATGAAGTTTTATAACGGGAAAGCGGCATGTACATTGTGCAGATTGCCTCAGAGTGCGCTCCGGTAATCAAAGCAGGTGGTCTGGGAGACGTGGTTTATGGTCTCAGCCGGGAGCTGGAGAGCCGAGGCCACACAGTCGAGCTGATTTTGCCTAAGTACGACTGCATGCGCTATGACCACATCTGGGGTTTGCACGATGCCTACCGGGATCTCTATGTACCCTGGTACGGCCATGCGGTGCACTGCTCGGTTTACTGCGGCTGGGTCCACGGACGGCTGTGCTTCTTTATTGAGCCGCACAACGATACGGGCTGGTTCAACCGGGGCGCTTACTACGGCTGCGACGACGATGCCATGCGGTTTGCCTTCTTTAGCAAGGCCGCTCTAGAGTTTTTGCTGAAAAGCAACAAGCGCCCCGACATCCTTCACTGCCATGACTGGCAGACGGGTCTAGTGCCTGTGATGCTGTACGAGATGTACAAGTACTACGGCCTGGAGTCTCAGCGGGTGATGTTTACCATCCACAACTTTAAGCACCAGGGCTTTGCGGGCAGCGACATTCTCCATGCCACAGGGCTAAATCGGGAGGAGTACTATTTCAGCTACGACAAGCTGCAAGACAATTTCAACCCCTTCTCGCTCAATTTCATGAAGGGCGGCATTCTCTACTCCAACCACGTCAACACAGTGTCACCTCACCATGCCTGGGAAGCCCGCTATGGCGACTGCAGCTTTGGCCTGGGTCACACCCTCTCGCTGGTTGAAGATAGGTTCTCCGGCATTCTCAACGGCATCGATTACGACGTGTGGAACCCAGAAAAAGACGATTACATCCCCTATCCCTTTGGGCTCAGCACCTTTGAAGACAAAATTCTCAACAAGAAAGCATTGCGGGATCGCCTGCTGCTCCAGCAATGCGACAAGCCTCTAATTGCCTTTATTGGCCGGTTAGACGACCAAAAGGGAATGCACTTGGTCCACCACGCCATGTATTACGCGCTGGAGCAGGGAGCCCAGTTTGTGCTGCTAGGTTCGGCAACAGATCGTCGCACCAATGACTGGTTCTGGCACGAGAAACGGTTCCTCAATGACAACCCGGATTGTCACCTGGAGCTGAGCTTCAATGAGGAACTGGCCCACCTAATCTATGCAGGTGCCGACATGATTTTGGTGCCGAGTAACTTTGAGCCTTGCGGCTTGACCCAGATGATCGGCCTAAGATACGGCACAGTGCCCATCGTGCGCGGTGTGGGCGGCCTGGTAAACACCGTCTTTGACTGGGACTACGACCAGAATCGCCCCCCTGAGGAGCGCAACGGCTTTGTGTTCTACCAGACCGATAATGTTGCCCTAGAGTCGGCCATGAACCGAGCACTGGGCTTCTACAACAACGCTCTAGACGGTTTTAAGCAACTGGCCCTGCAGGGCATGCAGTACGACTTCTCTTGGAAGAGTTCAGCGGATGAGTACCTAAAGGTGTACGAGTACATTCGTCACAAGTAACTACTTTTGTCTTGCAGCCTGTGTTGCTGTGCAAAGATTGAGGCAACCCTAACAGTAGGAGAGCTACTGCTCGGATGTTCTAACCTGGCTGTGCCTTGAGTGACCATACAACTGTTAGAAAAGCCAGTCAGCAGCGTACTTTAACTCGGGCCGGCTCGGCTCTGCAGCCCTTTTCCCAGCAGGTCGTTGGCAATTGCAGTTCCCAGCAAGATCAGGCTGCAGCCCGCCACCATTGAAGCCGTCACGGTTTCTTCCAAAACTGTGACTCCCCACAGCATGGCAAACAAAGGAACCAGGTAGGTGACAGTTAGGGCCTTCGTCGAACCAACGTTTTGAATCAGGCGGAAGTAGAGAATATATGCCAGCGACGTTGAGCATAGGGCCAGGGCTAGCACGGCTGCCAGAATACTCGCTGAAGGGGGCGCTACTGGCAAGGTAAACGGCAGGGCTGGCAGCAGAAACACGGCTGCACTCAGCTGGCTAGCTGTTGCGATCGCAATCGGCGGCACACCCGCTAGCTGCTGTCTGGCGTAGGGTGCTGCGATCGCATACAGTGAAGACGCCAACAGCCCCGCAGCTACCGCTCTAAAGAAGGCAGGCGTCATGACAACAGGCTGCCAGCCGATTAAGACCGTCACTCCCGCAAAACCCAAGGCAAATCCTAGCAGGCGGCTGCCGGTTAACCTTTCCTTGAGCCAAACTGCTGCTACGACAGAGCCAAACAGCGGCGAGGTCGCGTTGACAATTGAAGTAAACCCAGCAGGCAGAGACAGAGAAGCAAAGGCAAGCAGAGAAAAGGGCAGGGCCGAATTGATGCAGCCCACGACAAATAGCGGCAGGGCCGCCCGCCGCACATGAGGCCACAACTTCAGGCGAAGCAGCAGCGGCAGCAGTGCCAGCCCCGCCACCAAAACCCGCAGCTCAATTAGCCAAATGGGTCCAAGGACAGGCGCTGCCAGCCGCATAAACAGAAAGGAGCCACCCCAGAGGGCAGCTAGCAGCAACAGTTCGGCCAGGTCTGAAAGTCGCATAGCGGGTTGGCTAAAGGATTGCAGAATGGGATGCAACAGGATTCTTCCCAGCTTGGCTATCTAGTCGGAGCACAAAGCCCGTCTTGTTACCAGAGAGGAAAAGCAGGGATAGAATCTGAGGCTGCATGGACTCAAGTTATCAACCGTCCAGTCTCCAAGCCACCCGATTCTTGCGCTGATAGGTTAGCCCATTCCAGACTGCTGCCGCACGCTGCGGGCTAGAGCCGACACATCTTCGTCGCCAAACCCTTGAGCAATCAGGCCATTTTCGATCTGCTCCACAAAGGCTGCCATCGGTAGGCTCACTCTGAGTTCTCGTGCGGCTTCTAGTGCGATCGCAAGATCCTTGCGGTGCAGCCGCACCCGAAACCCCAGAGGATAGCTGTTGCTGATCATGTTGCCAGAGCGGTGAGTCAGCCCCCAAGAACCAGCCGCCCCACTACCGACGGCCTGCACCACCTGCTCCATCTCCAGCCCAGCCTTTAAGCCTAGAGCCATGCCTTCGGCCACGGCCCAGTAGGTGCCTGCCACAATGATCTGGTTGATCGCCTTCGTGATCTGTCCAGCTCCAATAGGCCCAACATGGGTGAGGGTTTTACCCATCGCAGCCAGCACCGACTGCACCCGCTCAACCACTGCCGCCTCACCCCCAATCATGATCGATAGCGTGCCCTGCTTGGCTCCTTCCGAACCGCCCGAAACCGGCGCATCCAGCATCGCAATGTCTTTTGCCGCCAGTTCCCCAGCAATTCGCCGCGTTACCCCAGGGCTAATTGTAGACATATCAACCACCACTGTCCCCGGCTGCGCTCCGTAAATCACCCCGCCCTCACCCAGAATGACGGTCTCTACGTCCGGCGTATCGCTAACGCAGGTGATCA
The window above is part of the Pseudanabaena sp. FACHB-2040 genome. Proteins encoded here:
- the glgA gene encoding glycogen synthase GlgA codes for the protein MYIVQIASECAPVIKAGGLGDVVYGLSRELESRGHTVELILPKYDCMRYDHIWGLHDAYRDLYVPWYGHAVHCSVYCGWVHGRLCFFIEPHNDTGWFNRGAYYGCDDDAMRFAFFSKAALEFLLKSNKRPDILHCHDWQTGLVPVMLYEMYKYYGLESQRVMFTIHNFKHQGFAGSDILHATGLNREEYYFSYDKLQDNFNPFSLNFMKGGILYSNHVNTVSPHHAWEARYGDCSFGLGHTLSLVEDRFSGILNGIDYDVWNPEKDDYIPYPFGLSTFEDKILNKKALRDRLLLQQCDKPLIAFIGRLDDQKGMHLVHHAMYYALEQGAQFVLLGSATDRRTNDWFWHEKRFLNDNPDCHLELSFNEELAHLIYAGADMILVPSNFEPCGLTQMIGLRYGTVPIVRGVGGLVNTVFDWDYDQNRPPEERNGFVFYQTDNVALESAMNRALGFYNNALDGFKQLALQGMQYDFSWKSSADEYLKVYEYIRHK
- a CDS encoding TRC40/GET3/ArsA family transport-energizing ATPase, which produces MRVLLMTGKGGVGKTSVAAATGLRCAELGYKTLVLSTDPAHSLADSFDIELEHKPKQVKPNLWGAELDALMELEGNWGAVKRYITQVLQARGLEGVEAEELAILPGMDEIFSLVRMKRHYDEGEFDVLIIDSAPTGTALRLLSLPEVAGWYMRRLYKPFQAVSAALRPLVEPIFRPVAGFSLPTQEVMDAPYEFYEQLEALEKVLTDASVTSVRLVTNPEKMVIKESLRAHAYLSLYNVGTDLIIANRIIPDSVQDPFFQRWKESQQQYRQEIHENFHPLPVKEVPLFSEEMCGLAALERLKDILYGEEDPAQVYYKETTLRVVQADNAYSLEVYLPGIPKDKIELSKSADELNIRIGNHRRNLVLPQALAALQPSGAKMEDDYLKIRFGT
- a CDS encoding NAD(P)-dependent oxidoreductase, whose product is MKVAFIGMGTMGVPMALNLLKAGHEVTVHNRTREREVPVAEAGASRAESPQAAVTAAEVVITCVSDTPDVETVILGEGGVIYGAQPGTVVVDMSTISPGVTRRIAGELAAKDIAMLDAPVSGGSEGAKQGTLSIMIGGEAAVVERVQSVLAAMGKTLTHVGPIGAGQITKAINQIIVAGTYWAVAEGMALGLKAGLEMEQVVQAVGSGAAGSWGLTHRSGNMISNSYPLGFRVRLHRKDLAIALEAARELRVSLPMAAFVEQIENGLIAQGFGDEDVSALARSVRQQSGMG
- a CDS encoding GIY-YIG nuclease family protein yields the protein MAEYQPSFLPEADLRAADLSWAYNRTPQADIPPAELQDWKRRILDFQQAVQAAPQAEQGSLFSAWEAPNPVDALDPFTLPQRNAEFWRGQFSESGVPALYFVVDHELPILLYVGETIKSNQRWKGEHDCKRYILNYIAAHRPHDLPVSVNIGFWPFAPCDRKARQSLESDLICRWRSPFNKENWTFWSTPFVGGKE
- a CDS encoding Uma2 family endonuclease → MALATDRSTQPLPLSFDDFLAHYGDDARYELIDGELFDLEPTGPHEEVAAVIARWLNYEIIQQGFDYFIPHRCLIKPLATGTGFRPDVIVLNRSALPQEPLWASQPVVTLGSTIKFVAEVVSSNWQNDYARKFEDYALLGIPEYWIADYQGLGGEFFIGRPKQPTLTVCVLNEEGRYERQILRGDQPIVSAVFPKLTLTAEAVLGAGR
- the cobO gene encoding cob(I)yrinic acid a,c-diamide adenosyltransferase, encoding MPNDSQPAEALDDAAVRLDDEAVAAGLSDEQYRRKMQRRKEVQEQRLAERTLKKGLIIVHTGNGKGKTTAALGIVMRSLGHGFKVAIVQFIKGAWEPAEKAVLERFSEQLTFQAMGEGFTWDTQDRERDIQKATEAWEAALSYIRNPEYKTILLDEVNIALKHGFLSVEQVLAGLAEKPEQTHVILTGRGAPQELIDQADLVTEMKLVKHPFREQGVKAQPGIEF
- a CDS encoding DMT family transporter produces the protein MRLSDLAELLLLAALWGGSFLFMRLAAPVLGPIWLIELRVLVAGLALLPLLLRLKLWPHVRRAALPLFVVGCINSALPFSLLAFASLSLPAGFTSIVNATSPLFGSVVAAVWLKERLTGSRLLGFALGFAGVTVLIGWQPVVMTPAFFRAVAAGLLASSLYAIAAPYARQQLAGVPPIAIATASQLSAAVFLLPALPFTLPVAPPSASILAAVLALALCSTSLAYILYFRLIQNVGSTKALTVTYLVPLFAMLWGVTVLEETVTASMVAGCSLILLGTAIANDLLGKGLQSRAGPS